In Pochonia chlamydosporia 170 chromosome 3, whole genome shotgun sequence, the following are encoded in one genomic region:
- a CDS encoding short chain dehydrogenase (similar to Colletotrichum gloeosporioides Nara gc5 XP_007274457.1) — MNPANPNPYRLPENPVWLITGCSSGIGREIAKYIASKPNQRLIATARDPSTLSYLPESHDILKLPLDVTSPSSVNGAFNAAAAHFGDSYHIDVVVNNAGYSLSGDTEAATEEQTHQEIETLFFGTARVSMKAVEVMRQEKNHRGGLIFNVSSLAGVCAFPGHAYYHAGKFAVEGWTESVAKEMHPDWNINFCIVEPSGVKTNFEGSSKKYMDPHPAYTGDDMPARKLEAIVSQALKGGAGIEPVAIAEALFKVASRGEKIPLHLALGDVSLKLIRAKFEARLQNLETYRELGAIGS, encoded by the exons ATGAATCCTGCAAACCCCAATCCGTACCGTCTGCCCGAAAACCCCGTGTGGTTAA TCACCGGGTGTTCCAGTGGAATTGGTCGAGAAATCGCCAAGTACATCGCCTCGAAACCGAACCAGCGCCTCATTGCCACCGCACGAGACCCGTCCACTCTGTCGTACCTCCCAGAAAGCCATGATATTTTGAAGCTGCCTCTGGACGTCACTTCTCCTTCATCCGTCAATGGCGCCTTCAATGCGGCAGCTGCACATTTTGGAGACTCTTACCACATTGATGTCGTTGTCAACAACGCGGGATACTCCCTCTCCGGAGACACCGAGGCCGCAACAGAAGAGCAGACTCACCAGGAAATTGAGACACTCTTCTTCGGCACAGCCCGCGTTTCCATGAAAGCAGTCGAAGTGATGCGCCAGGAAAAGAACCATCGTGGTGGATTGATCTTCAACGTctcttccttggctgggGTTTGCGCCTTTCCTGGACACGCGTACTACCATGCTGGTAAATTTGCCGTTGAAGGTTGGACAGAGTCCGTTGCAAAAGAGATGCACCCCGACTGGAACA TCAACTTCTGCATCGTCGAGCCCAGCGGTGTCAAGACCAACTTCGAAGGCAGCAGCAAAAAGTACATGGATCCTCACCCTGCCTATACTGGCGACGACATGCCAGCTAGAAAGTTGGAGGCCATTGTTTCGCAAGCCCTCAAGGGTGGTGCTGGTATCGAGCCTGTTGCTATTGCTGAGGCGCTGTTTAAGGTTGCCTCTCGGGGAGAGAAGATTCCGCTGCATTTGGCTCTGGGAGATGTCTCTCTCAAGTTGATCAGGGCCAAGTTTGAGGCTCGTCTTCAGAATTTGGAGACTTATAGGGAATTGGGCGCCATTGGTTCATGA
- a CDS encoding siderophore iron transporter mirB (similar to Aspergillus terreus NIH2624 XP_001211889.1), with amino-acid sequence MAETVEKSATPQVEEQHSYPDEKPVAEVPDETAQNGVKIAEAMTLSWNKSSLIAVFICMWLVYFCNALRSSFAANLTPYVTSGFESHSLMPVIDILASIVSASVYMPLAKILNMWDRTIGFSAMIMIATIGMILNASCNSFGVYAAGNVFVAVGFAGTIFCVDVVTSDISSMKSRGLAFAFTSSPFLITAAGGPKAAETIYADNWRWGFGAWAIVLPVVAIPMVVIMQMGKRKAKANGYLADKSDNTTPKRGIQYYITELDVIGVFLLCAGFVLFLLPFTIASSSEDEWKSAHIIAMLVIGFVLLICFAIWEKFGASVPFLPWHLLKNRNVLGACLLSTTYQIAYYCWASYFTSYLQVVYGVSMSTAGYIASIFDIVNGVNLFIVGILIRKTGRFKWILLIGVPLFILGVGLMIYFRQPNWSVGYTVMCQVFMAIAGGVIIIGEQVSVMSVCAHNDIAAVLAMLNLFGNIGGSIGNSISGAIWTNTLPQKLAELLPASAQDSLQDIYDSLETQLSYPRGSEERTAIIGAYASTQRLMLIAGTSVMVLALVCVALIRDVNVRKVQQTKGMVF; translated from the exons atggcagaaaCGGTGGAAAAGTCAGCAACTCCTCAAGTTGAGGAGCAACATTCGTATCCCGATGAGAAGCCCGTCGCAGAAGTCCCCGATGAAACTGCGCAGAATGGTGTAAAAATCGCAGAAGCCATGACCTTGTCATGGAACAAGTCTTCACTTATTGCCGTTTTCATCTG CATGTGGCTCGTCTACTTCTGCAATGCCCTCAGATCATCTTTTGCCGCAAACCTGACTCCCTATGTCACCAGCGGCTTCGAGAGCCACTCGCTCATGCCCGTGATCGACATCCTGGCGAGCATCGTCTCCGCGTCCGTTTACATGCCTCTCGCCAAGATCCTCAACATGTGGGACCGCACGATTGGCTTTTCCGCCATGATCATGATTGCCACGATTGGAATGATTCTCAACGCATCGTGTAATTCTTTTGGGGTGTACGCCGCGGGAAAT GTCTTCGTTGCGGTCGGTTTCGCTGGCACCATCTTCTGCGTCGACGTCGTGACCTCTGATATCTCGTCCATGAAGAGCAGAGGTCTCGCTTTTGCCTTCACCTCCTCCCCGTTCTTGATCACTGCTGCTGGTGGACCCAAGGCCGCGGAGACAATTTACGCTGATAACTGGCGATGGGGGTTTGGCGCCTGGGCTATTGTGCTGCCGGTCGTTGCTATACCAATGGTTGTGATCATGCAGATGGGTAAACGGAAGGCCAAGGCAAACGGATACTTGGCCGACAAGTCGGACAATACTACTCCGAAACGAGGAATCCAATACTACATCACTGAGCTTGACG TCATTGGCGTCTTTTTGCTCTGCGCCGGCTTCGTGcttttcctcctcccattcaCAATTGCAAGCTCATCCGAAGACGAATGGAAGTCCGCTCACATCATCGCCATGCTCGTCATCGGCTTCGTCCTGCTCATCTGCTTCGCCATCTGGGAAAAGTTTGGTGCTTCAGTGCCATTCCTGCCCTGGCATCTCCTCAAGAACCGCAACGTGCTCGGGGCATGTCTCCTCAGCACTACCTATCAGATTGCCTACTACTGCTGGGCCAGCTACTTCACCTCGTACCTGCAAGTCGTCTACGGTGTATCCATGTCAACTGCCGGTTACATCGCCAGCATCTTCGACATCGTCAACGGCGTCAACTTGTTCATTGTCGGCATTCTTATCCGAAAGACCGGTCGCTTCAAGTGGATTCTCCTAATTGGCGTGCCGCTGTTCATCCTCGGTGTCGGCCTGATGATCTACTTCCGCCAACCGAACTGGTCTGTTGGATATACCGTCATGTGCCAGGTCTTCATGGCTATTGCCGGTGgtgtcatcatcatcggagAGCAAGTCTCTGTCATGTCTGTCTGCGCTCACAATGACATTGCTGCCGTGCTGGCCATGCTGAATCTGTTTGGAAACATTGGCGGCTCCATTGGAAACAGTATATCTGGAGCGATCTGGACAAACACGCTGCCCCAAaagctggctgagctgcTGCCGGCTTCTGCTCAGGATTCACTTCAGGATATATATGACAGCTTGGAAACACAACTTTCGTACCCGCGGGGATCAGAGGAGAGAAcagccatcattggcgcGTATGCATCTACACAGCGACTCATGCTTATTGCTGGAACTAGCGTCATGGTTTTGGCACTTGTGTGTGTGGCGCTTATTAGGGACGTTAACGTGAGGAAGGTCCAGCAAACTAAGGGTATGGTGTTCTAG